TCCATTATGTGCTCTCGCTCGGCGCGGTGTTCGGCCTGTTCGCGGGCTTCTACTACTGGTTCCCGAAGATGTCGGGCCGGATGTACAACGAGCTGCTCGGCCAGCTGCACTTCTGGGTGTTCTTCATCGGCGTCAACGTGCTGTTCTTCCCGCAGCACTTCCTGGGCCTCCAGGGCATGCCGCGCCGCATTCCCGACTATGGGGAAGCCTATGCATACTGGAACGGGATTTCGAGCCTGGGCTATGCGATCATGCTCGCGGGCATGGCGATCTTCTTCGTCAACCTCTTCCTCTCGCTGTTCGCGGGCAAGAAGGCCCCCGACAATCCCTGGGGCGAGGGCGCGACGACGCTCGAATGGACCCTGTCCAGCCCGCCGCCCTTCCACCAGTTCGAGACGCTCCCGGTGATCGACGACGACAAGCATCACTGAGACAGCTGAACGCTGAAACGACAAACGCCCCGGAGGAACTCCGGGGCGTTTTGCTGCCCGTCTCGCGCACCGCCGCATTGCAATCGTACGGCCGATGCGCACGCTTCATCATCTCATGGACCATATTCCTCGTCAGCCATCGGCCAGTCCTTTCTCGTGCTCCGATGCCAGTGTGCGGGCCACCGCCAGCGCCGCGTCATAATCGCGCGCATAACGGATGGCGTTGGCCGAGCGGCCAAGGCCGCTGCGTTTGAGCAAGCGGAAGGGCCGCGCCTGAACGCCTGAGAGGATCACCCGCGCGCCATCGGCACGCGCCTGCATCACAAACTCTCGAAGCGCCGCCACGCCGCTCGCATCGAGATACGGAACGAGCTCCATCCGAAGGATGATCGCGCGCGGCATCCGGCCGACACGTTTCAGCGCGTCGAGCAGTTCACCCGCGACTCCGAAGAAAAAGGGACCGGTGATACGGAACACTTCGACATCGGCCGGTAGCTGGTCGCGCTGCGACGCATCCTCGCTTTCGACCGTTCGGCTTGCGGTGACGGTCACGGTTTCACTCATCCGCGCCATGAAAAGCAGGCTGGCGATGGTCACGCCAACGCCGATCGCCACCGTCAGGTCCACCAGCACGGTCAGGCCGAAGGTGAGAAGCAATATGCCGCGCTCGCCGATCGGCATGCGCAGCAAGGCGACGAAGCGTTCGGCCTCGCTCATGCCCCAGGCAATCATCAGCAGGACCGCTGCGAGCGCCGCCATCGGCACATAGGCCATGAGGTCGCTGGCGAAGAGCACGAAAATCAGCAGGAAGACAGCATGCAGCATTCCCGCAACGGGCGTGCGCCCACCCGATTTCACATTGGCCGCCGTGCGCGCAATCGCACCGGTCGCGGGCAGCCCGCCGAACAGTGCCGAAGCGAAGTTGGCGGCGCCTTGGCCGACCAGTTCCTGATTGGAGCGATGGCGAAAGCCGGTCATGCCATCGGCGACGACGCAGGACAGCAGCGCCTCGATCCCGGCGAGGAAGGCGATGGTGAACGCAGCGGGGGTCACCTCCTGCAGCTTGGTGAGCGAGAATGCCGGAAGTGCGGGCATCGGCAGCCCGTGCGGCATGTCCGGGAAGCGTGACCCGATGGTTTCGGCAGGAAGATGGAAGAACGTCGCCACGACAGAGGCAAGGATGATGACGATCAGGTAAGCGGGCAGCTTGGGCGCATAACCGCGCAGCACGACGATCAGCGCCAGCGCACCCGCGCCAATGCCTGCGGCTGCCGGATCGATGGTGCCCGCGGCCTTGGCATAGGCAATCCATTTGGGAAGAAAGTCGGCGGGCGGATCGTAGATCGCGAGGCCAAGAAAATCCTTGATCTGGCTTGAAGCGATGATGACCGCGATTCCGGCGGTGAAGCCAGTGATGACCGGATGCGGAATGTAGCGGATGAGCCTGCCCAGCCGCATGTAGCCAGCCACGATCAGGATGATGCCCGCCAGCAAGGTTGCGAGCACCAGCCCATCATAGCCATGCGTCGCGATGACGTTGAAAACCACGACGACGAACGCGCCGGTCGGCCCGCCGATCTGCACACGCGAGCCGCCCAGCATGGAAATGAGCAACCCGGCGACAATGGCGGTGATGAGCCCCTTGTCGGGCGATGCGCCGGAGGCCACGCCTAGCGCCATGGCGAGCGGCAGCGCGACGACTGCAACGGTCAGCCCGGCGAAGGCGTCGGCCCGAAACTGGTCAAGGCTATAGCCCTCGCCAAGCACGGTAAAGAGCTTGGGCGTAAAGGCATCGGGCTCGCGGCGCGGCCGCGCCGGCTCCTTGCGCTTCGTCCCCATCCGGTCCGTCATCGTCTCAAAGAATGGCACGGCGGTTAGCCTTCCCGGTCGGGCCGGGGCGCGGCCTCGCGCAAACGCACGCCGCGCCCGGCCCCGATGCTGGGCTGGTTCTCGCCGATCAGTTCGATCCCTTCGGTCTCCAGCGCCGCAATCACTTTCATGAGCGTGTCGATGACGCCGCGCACGACGCCATCCGACGCCTCCATGCGCTGGATGGTGGGAAGCGATACGCCCGCGCGCTCGGCGAATTCGCGCTGGTCGATGCCCAGCAGCGCACGGGCGGCACGAAGTTGGTTGGCGGTAATCATGTGCATCAATCCTGATGTTTGAGCCATCATATATGATGGCCAGCACGCCACCAAGCGTTTCCGCGAGGCAAATGTCACGGAGGCGGGATGGTGCTCCTATGTTATGCAGCGGGAGAGGGTGGGTCGCTCCCGAACCGCTCGAGGGCCAGCACCCTTCCCCCGAGCGTCAACCCGGCCTATAGGCGCCCGCAAATGTCCGTCGCCAACCATAGCCTGATCCTGCCCGCCGACTGGCGCGACTTCCTCGCGCTGACCAAGCCGCGGGTGATGACTTTGGTCGTGTTCACCGGCCTGTGCGGCATGCTCGCGGCGCCGGTTTCGATCCACCCGGTGCTCGGCTTCACCGCGATCCTGTGCATCGCGCTCGGTGCGGGCGCGGCCGGGGCGCTCAACCAGTGGTACGAGGCGGATCTCGACGCCAAGATGAAGCGGACCCAGAGCCGCCCGCTCCCGGCGGGGCGCATGGACCGCCAGTCGGCGCTGCATTTCGGGGTCGGCGTCGCCGCGCTCTCGGTGATCCTGATGGGCCTCGCGGTCAACTATGTCGCGGCCGGCATCCTGCTCGTCTCGATCCTGTTCTACGTGCTCGTCTACACCGTCTGGCTCAAGCGCCGCACGCCGCAGAACATCGTCATCGGCGGCGCGGCGGGCGCCTTTCCCCCGCTGATCGGCTGGGCCGCGGCGACGGGCGAGGTGGCGCTGCTGCCCTTTCTGCTCTTCTGCCTCGTCTTCCTGTGGACCCCGCCGCATTTCTGGGCGCTCGCGCTGTTCGTGAAGACGGATTACGCCAATGCCGGCGTGCCGATGCTGCCCGTGGTGGCGGGGGAGAAGGCGACGCGCGTGCAGATCGGGCTCTACACCATCCCCATGGCCGTCGCCGCGATCGCGCCCTGGCCGCTCGGCCTCACCGGTGCGCTCTACGGCATCACCGCCATCGCCACGACCGCGCTGTTCGCGCTGTTCGCCGCGCAGGTCGCGACGCGCATGGCCGCGGACGGCGACGGGATGAAGCCCGAAAAGCGCCTCTTCGCCTATTCGATCTCCTATCTGTTCATCCTCTTCGCCGCGGTCGCGGCCGATCGGTGGCTTGGGGTCTAAACTCAGTTGGAACGAGGATCGAGATCGCCGATGGAAGGCCGCCGACAAGGAGCGCAGCGCAGTCGCGTAGCAGAGCTACGCGCAAGCAAGCGACGAAGTGTCGGTGCGACCGTCCCCGGGACGGTCGCAGCCATGCCGGGGGCATGGCGGGCCGACACTTCGGCGGTCTTCCATGGGCGACCGCGCAGCGGCGGGCCGAATTTGGCGCCAGGCGTCATCGCGCGTCGGTCACGATGGAACCCCATCGCTCCCTCCTCGCTCCTGGCCTGGCGCCAAATTCGGCTCCGTCTCGACCTCGTTCCAACTGAGTTTAGACCCCGATGACTCCCGAAGAAGAAGACCTCGTCCGCGCGCGGCAGAAGTCGCGCGCCCGTGTGATGGCGCTACTGCTGCTCGCCTTTGTCGTGCTGGTGTTCGCGATCAGCATCGTGAAGATCAGCCAGGGTATCCCGGTGAGGCACCAGTGAAGATCGACCGCAAGCTCCGCACCGCGCTGCTCGCCGTGCTCGGCGTGTGCACGATGACCGGCGTCGCCTTTGCCAGCGTGCCGCTCTATCGTCTGTTCTGCCAGGTCACCGGCTTCGGCGGCACCACGATGCGCGCCGAGGCCGCGCCGGGCGCGGTCGACGCGAAGATCACCGTCGCATTCGACAGCAATGTCAGCCCCGCGCTGACGTGGAAGTTCAAGCCCGAGGTGGCGTCGGACGAAATCTCGATCGGTGCGCGCGACATGGCGTTCTACACCGCGACCAACACCGGCACCGTGCCGGTCACCGGCACCGCGACCTACAACGTCACCCCCCAGCAGGCGGGCAAATATTTCAGCAAGATCCAGTGCTTCTGCTTCACCGAGCAGACGCTCAAGCCCGGCGAGACGGTGCGCATGCCGGTGATCTACTATGTCGATCCCAAGATCCTGACCGACCCCGATACCAAGGACGTCGAGAAGATCACGCTGTCCTATACCTTCTATCCGGTCGATCCGAACAAGCCGAAGGGCTGAGCGCTCACCGCCGTCCCGTGGTTCGTCATCCCGGCCTCGCGCCGGGATCCACCGTGCCGCAGCAATGGACAAGCGGTTCGACGGTATCGCCCGCCTCTCGGTGGACCCCGGCACAGGGCCGGGGTGACGGATAGGGCGCTGCAAGGCACCTCTCAACCACCATTGCGCCGGCCAAGCTCACCCCTTAAGGCGACCTTGAATCACGCCTAAAACGAACAGGGACGGACGATGGCCGGCGCCAAGAACCACGACTACCATATTCTCCCGCCCAGCCCGTGGCCGCTGCTGAGCGCGGTCGCCGCTTTGTGGCTCGCGACCGGCGGCCTGATGTGGATGAAGGCGCATCCGCACGGCATGTGGGTGTTCCTCTCGGGCCTCGTCGCGACGCTGTTCTGCATGGCCTCGTGGTGGGTCGATGTGATCAAGGAATCGAAGGCCGGCGACCATACCCCGGTCGTCCAGCTCCACCTGCGTTACGGCATGATCCTGTTCATCGCCTCGGAAGTGATGTTCTTCGTCGGCTGGTTCTGGGCGTGGTTCGACTTCGCGCTGTTCCCCGCCGCGATCTCGGTGAGCGAGCATGGCAGCGCGGTGGAAGTGCTGCAGGACGCCGTCGCGCAGTTCCCGCCCAAGGGCATGGAAGTGCTCAACGCCTTCCAGCTGCCGCTGCTCAACACTTTCATCCTGCTGCTCTCGGGTACCACCGTCACCTGGGCGCATCACGGCCTGATCCACAATCAGCGCGGCGGCGCGATGAAGGGCCTGTGGGGCTTCATCGGCGTCGGCGAGAACGATGTGGTCAAGAAGGGCTTGTGGCTCACCATCATCCTGGGCCTGATCTTCTCGAGCATCCAGGCCTATGAATATGCCCATGCGCCGTTCGTGTTCGGCAAGTCGAACTATTCGTCGGCCTTCTTCATGGCGACTGGCTTCCACGGCTTCCACGTCATCGTCGGCACGCTCTTCCTGATGGTGAACCTGCTGCGCGCCTATCAGGGCGACTTCACCCCGCGCCAGCATTTCGGCTTCGAGGCCGCCGCCTGGTACTGGCACTTCGTCGACGTCGTCTGGCTGTTCCTGTTCGTCGTCGTCTATGTCTGGGGCAGCGCGGGCGCGCCGGTCCACGGCTGACGCGCGGGCGATGCACGAGGCCCAGCCTCCGGTCATCGATTCGGCACTTAAGGGGGCGTGTCCGCGTTGCGGCGCGCCTTCCTTGTTTTCGGGCTGGGTGAAGTTTGCCGAGCGCTGTCCGAGCTGCGGGCTCGACTATGCGGCGTTCAATGTCGGGGACGGCCCCGCCGCTTTCCTCACGCTGATTGTCGGCACGATCATCGTCGTGCTCTCGATCGCGCTTGAGCTCGCCGCGAGCCCGCCAATCTGGCTGCACCTGCTGCTGTGGATCCCGCTGACGGTCGCGCTCGTGGTTTTCTCCCTGCGCTGGGCCAAGGGCGCGCTGCTCGCGCTAGAGTACCGCAACGCCGCGCGCGAGGGGCGGCTCAAGGACCGCGCGCCATGAGGGTGCCGCTCATCCCCACCATCCTCGTCGCTCTGGCCGTCGCGGCGATGATCGGCCTCGGCATCTGGCAGCTCGACCGCCGCGCCGAGAAGGAGGCGATGATCGCGCGCTATGCCGGCAACAGCGCACGCGCCGTGATGGCGTTCCCCAACCCGCCGATCGGCGACGAGCATTTGTTCCGCCGCGCTTCGGCGATGTGCCTCGAGGTCGTCGGCTGGAGCGAGCAGGCCGGCCGCGCCGAGAACGGCACCAAGGGCTGGCGCCACATCGCCGAGTGCCGCACCGGGATCGAGGCGCTGACGGTCAAGTTCGATCTGGGCGTCAGCACCGCGCCCGGTGTGGCCCCGGTGTGGAAGGGCGGCGAGGTTAC
This is a stretch of genomic DNA from Sphingomonas sp. BT-65. It encodes these proteins:
- a CDS encoding SulP family inorganic anion transporter, with the translated sequence MTDRMGTKRKEPARPRREPDAFTPKLFTVLGEGYSLDQFRADAFAGLTVAVVALPLAMALGVASGASPDKGLITAIVAGLLISMLGGSRVQIGGPTGAFVVVVFNVIATHGYDGLVLATLLAGIILIVAGYMRLGRLIRYIPHPVITGFTAGIAVIIASSQIKDFLGLAIYDPPADFLPKWIAYAKAAGTIDPAAAGIGAGALALIVVLRGYAPKLPAYLIVIILASVVATFFHLPAETIGSRFPDMPHGLPMPALPAFSLTKLQEVTPAAFTIAFLAGIEALLSCVVADGMTGFRHRSNQELVGQGAANFASALFGGLPATGAIARTAANVKSGGRTPVAGMLHAVFLLIFVLFASDLMAYVPMAALAAVLLMIAWGMSEAERFVALLRMPIGERGILLLTFGLTVLVDLTVAIGVGVTIASLLFMARMSETVTVTASRTVESEDASQRDQLPADVEVFRITGPFFFGVAGELLDALKRVGRMPRAIILRMELVPYLDASGVAALREFVMQARADGARVILSGVQARPFRLLKRSGLGRSANAIRYARDYDAALAVARTLASEHEKGLADG
- a CDS encoding helix-turn-helix transcriptional regulator, translating into MITANQLRAARALLGIDQREFAERAGVSLPTIQRMEASDGVVRGVIDTLMKVIAALETEGIELIGENQPSIGAGRGVRLREAAPRPDREG
- a CDS encoding heme o synthase — encoded protein: MSVANHSLILPADWRDFLALTKPRVMTLVVFTGLCGMLAAPVSIHPVLGFTAILCIALGAGAAGALNQWYEADLDAKMKRTQSRPLPAGRMDRQSALHFGVGVAALSVILMGLAVNYVAAGILLVSILFYVLVYTVWLKRRTPQNIVIGGAAGAFPPLIGWAAATGEVALLPFLLFCLVFLWTPPHFWALALFVKTDYANAGVPMLPVVAGEKATRVQIGLYTIPMAVAAIAPWPLGLTGALYGITAIATTALFALFAAQVATRMAADGDGMKPEKRLFAYSISYLFILFAAVAADRWLGV
- a CDS encoding cytochrome c oxidase subunit 3: MAGAKNHDYHILPPSPWPLLSAVAALWLATGGLMWMKAHPHGMWVFLSGLVATLFCMASWWVDVIKESKAGDHTPVVQLHLRYGMILFIASEVMFFVGWFWAWFDFALFPAAISVSEHGSAVEVLQDAVAQFPPKGMEVLNAFQLPLLNTFILLLSGTTVTWAHHGLIHNQRGGAMKGLWGFIGVGENDVVKKGLWLTIILGLIFSSIQAYEYAHAPFVFGKSNYSSAFFMATGFHGFHVIVGTLFLMVNLLRAYQGDFTPRQHFGFEAAAWYWHFVDVVWLFLFVVVYVWGSAGAPVHG
- a CDS encoding cytochrome c oxidase assembly protein produces the protein MKIDRKLRTALLAVLGVCTMTGVAFASVPLYRLFCQVTGFGGTTMRAEAAPGAVDAKITVAFDSNVSPALTWKFKPEVASDEISIGARDMAFYTATNTGTVPVTGTATYNVTPQQAGKYFSKIQCFCFTEQTLKPGETVRMPVIYYVDPKILTDPDTKDVEKITLSYTFYPVDPNKPKG
- a CDS encoding SURF1 family protein — encoded protein: MRVPLIPTILVALAVAAMIGLGIWQLDRRAEKEAMIARYAGNSARAVMAFPNPPIGDEHLFRRASAMCLEVVGWSEQAGRAENGTKGWRHIAECRTGIEALTVKFDLGVSTAPGVAPVWKGGEVTGAITHAPDATPLLAGLFGKRRPRTLMLVSEKPAPGLAESARPDPSSVPNNHLAYAVQWFLFALAAVVIYVLALRWRDKRAVPPPPPPSADPAEPGPPQS
- a CDS encoding DUF983 domain-containing protein, giving the protein MHEAQPPVIDSALKGACPRCGAPSLFSGWVKFAERCPSCGLDYAAFNVGDGPAAFLTLIVGTIIVVLSIALELAASPPIWLHLLLWIPLTVALVVFSLRWAKGALLALEYRNAAREGRLKDRAP